From one Paeniglutamicibacter psychrophenolicus genomic stretch:
- a CDS encoding c-type cytochrome, whose translation MKALSQRRRHPLAAVALLLMGLLITGGLYMAAGSVNEAKAATGYSASDIEAGNKLFIANCATCHGLNAEGSADGPSLIGVGAAAVDFQVGTGRMPMQMQGPQAQAKPVQFDDAQISQLSAFVASLGAGPAIPSEDMLDTSHGNSAAGGTVFRVNCAMCHNAAAAGGALTRGKFAPALAGVSEKHIYEAMITGPQNMPVFNDSNITPDEKRDVITFLKEIESQGSPGGAKLGSLGPVAEGLFIWTAGLGIIIAFTIWLTSRPS comes from the coding sequence GTGAAGGCTCTTTCGCAAAGGCGCCGCCATCCACTCGCCGCCGTCGCACTGCTGTTGATGGGTTTGCTCATCACTGGAGGCCTGTACATGGCCGCCGGCAGCGTCAACGAGGCCAAGGCGGCCACAGGATACAGCGCAAGTGACATCGAGGCGGGCAACAAGCTCTTCATCGCAAACTGCGCTACCTGCCACGGTTTGAATGCTGAAGGATCGGCTGACGGTCCTTCGCTGATTGGCGTTGGCGCCGCTGCAGTCGACTTCCAGGTCGGAACCGGCCGTATGCCGATGCAGATGCAGGGGCCGCAGGCTCAGGCCAAGCCGGTACAGTTCGATGACGCCCAGATCTCCCAGCTCTCCGCATTCGTGGCCAGCCTGGGCGCCGGACCGGCTATCCCGTCCGAAGACATGCTCGATACGTCCCATGGCAACTCCGCCGCGGGCGGTACGGTATTCCGCGTGAACTGCGCAATGTGTCACAACGCCGCCGCTGCCGGCGGCGCACTAACGCGCGGCAAGTTTGCCCCGGCCCTGGCCGGCGTATCGGAAAAGCACATCTACGAGGCCATGATCACCGGTCCGCAGAACATGCCCGTCTTCAACGACTCGAACATCACCCCCGACGAGAAGCGTGATGTCATCACCTTCCTGAAGGAAATTGAATCCCAGGGTTCGCCGGGCGGAGCCAAGCTTGGCTCCCTTGGTCCGGTCGCTGAAGGTCTCTTCATCTGGACCGCTGGTTTGGGCATCATCATTGCCTTCACCATCTGGCTCACTTCGCGTCCTTCATAG
- a CDS encoding ubiquinol-cytochrome c reductase iron-sulfur subunit, whose product MGDHSHGSPDDSGTVAKAGTGTLDKFQDPGLPPHRKRLADTDPHAEKRAERQVALLFIISIIGTLSFFIAYFVLGRPENISEIRVQNAMLGLGTTFAMLGIGIGIVHWAKTLMPDHEISEMRHEITPEADRKDAEEIINQVIEETGIKRRPLIRNTLIGAIALAPIPAIFMFRDLDRTGKNAGEMVEQLRHTMWDKDVRLTRDPSGTPIKPSDVQIGSVFHVIPEGLDEAEDVLNEKAKAVVLLMRLDPDKMHISEGREDWHYQGIVAYSKICTHVGCPVALYEQQTHHLLCPCHQSTFDLTRECKVIFGPAGRALPQLPITVDSNGFLVAQSDFHEPVGPSYWERG is encoded by the coding sequence ATGGGCGACCATAGTCACGGCAGTCCGGACGACTCGGGCACCGTTGCTAAGGCTGGCACGGGAACCCTGGATAAATTCCAGGACCCCGGCCTTCCGCCGCATCGGAAGCGCTTGGCAGATACCGACCCGCATGCAGAGAAGCGAGCAGAGCGTCAGGTAGCGCTGCTGTTCATCATCTCCATCATCGGAACACTGTCGTTCTTTATTGCTTACTTCGTTCTCGGACGTCCGGAAAACATCTCGGAAATCCGTGTTCAGAACGCGATGCTCGGCCTTGGCACCACATTTGCCATGCTCGGCATCGGTATCGGCATCGTTCACTGGGCAAAGACCCTGATGCCGGACCACGAAATCTCGGAGATGCGCCACGAGATCACCCCAGAGGCTGATCGCAAGGACGCCGAGGAAATCATCAACCAGGTGATCGAAGAGACCGGCATCAAGCGCCGTCCGCTCATTCGCAACACCCTCATTGGTGCCATTGCCTTGGCCCCGATCCCGGCCATCTTCATGTTCCGCGACCTCGACCGCACCGGCAAGAACGCCGGTGAAATGGTTGAGCAGCTGCGCCACACCATGTGGGACAAGGACGTTCGCCTCACCCGCGATCCCTCCGGAACCCCCATCAAGCCCTCGGACGTGCAGATCGGTTCGGTCTTCCACGTCATTCCCGAAGGCCTTGACGAGGCAGAAGACGTACTCAACGAAAAGGCCAAGGCCGTTGTTCTGTTGATGCGCCTGGATCCCGACAAGATGCACATCTCCGAAGGCCGCGAGGACTGGCACTACCAGGGAATCGTTGCCTACTCGAAGATCTGCACCCACGTTGGTTGCCCCGTTGCACTGTACGAGCAGCAGACGCACCACCTGCTGTGCCCGTGCCACCAGTCGACCTTCGACCTCACGCGTGAATGCAAGGTCATCTTCGGCCCGGCCGGACGCGCATTGCCGCAGCTGCCAATCACGGTTGACTCCAACGGCTTCCTGGTCGCCCAGAGCGACTTCCACGAGCCTGTTGGCCCGAGCTACTGGGAGCGTGGCTAA
- a CDS encoding cytochrome b produces MSTTTNYTPKTSTGRIAHFVDQRVGGSGIVKEFGRKIFPDHWSFMFGEVALYTFVLLLISGTFLTFFFDPSMAHVIYNGSYNPLRGIGMSAAYSSTLDISFDVRGGLFMRQVHHWSAILFVAAVSVHMLRVFFTGAFRKPRELNWVVGGVLLILAMAAGFTGYSLPDDLLSGNGLRIIDGVVKSIPLVGTYISLFLFGGEFPGGLIIPRLYSLHIMIVPAIILLMVGIHLFMVVVHKHTQYPGPGRTNDNVVGFPIGPVYAAKAGGFFFIVYGIVAAISGLLTINPVWNYGPYDPSPVSAGTQPDWYIGFVDGALRLMPGVLGNFSFEWNIPFPWGVNTLSLNVLIPALIPAGIMFTIMFAWPWIESWVTKDKREHHLLDRPRNAPFRTGMGVAGVVSYCVMWAAASSDLIATHFHVSLNDVTYWLRVLFFLGPILGFVIARRIALSLQRKDREIVLHGRETGVIEMSPEGTFSERHADLDVYKLHQLVNYEDRKVIPAQPNAAGHISRSEKRRGALSKFFFEDRVAPVTPTELAALKAEHGHGPAEIEGSSTESIEK; encoded by the coding sequence ATGAGCACCACTACCAACTACACTCCGAAGACCTCGACCGGACGGATCGCGCACTTCGTCGACCAGCGTGTCGGCGGATCGGGAATCGTCAAGGAATTCGGTCGCAAGATCTTCCCTGACCACTGGTCATTCATGTTCGGTGAGGTGGCGCTGTACACCTTCGTACTGCTGCTGATCTCCGGAACGTTCCTGACGTTCTTCTTCGACCCGTCGATGGCACACGTCATCTACAACGGTTCGTACAACCCGCTCAGGGGCATTGGCATGTCCGCCGCCTACTCGTCGACGTTGGACATCTCCTTCGACGTGCGTGGCGGCCTGTTCATGCGCCAGGTCCACCACTGGTCCGCGATCCTCTTCGTCGCGGCCGTGTCGGTCCACATGCTCCGCGTGTTCTTCACCGGCGCCTTCCGCAAGCCCCGCGAACTGAACTGGGTTGTCGGTGGCGTGCTGCTGATCCTGGCAATGGCTGCGGGCTTCACCGGCTACTCGCTCCCCGATGACCTGCTCTCCGGCAACGGCCTGCGTATCATCGACGGCGTCGTGAAGTCGATCCCGCTGGTTGGCACCTACATTTCCTTGTTCCTCTTCGGTGGGGAATTCCCGGGCGGCCTGATCATTCCGCGCCTGTACTCGCTGCACATCATGATCGTTCCGGCGATCATCCTGCTGATGGTCGGCATCCACCTGTTCATGGTGGTCGTGCACAAGCACACCCAGTACCCCGGCCCGGGCCGCACCAACGACAACGTCGTTGGCTTCCCGATCGGCCCGGTCTACGCAGCGAAGGCCGGCGGCTTCTTCTTCATCGTCTACGGCATCGTCGCGGCGATCTCCGGATTGCTGACGATCAACCCGGTCTGGAACTACGGGCCTTACGACCCGTCACCGGTTTCGGCCGGTACCCAGCCGGACTGGTACATCGGATTCGTTGATGGCGCCTTGCGCCTGATGCCCGGCGTGCTGGGGAACTTCTCCTTCGAGTGGAACATCCCGTTCCCCTGGGGAGTCAACACGCTGAGCCTCAACGTCCTGATTCCGGCGCTCATCCCGGCCGGCATCATGTTCACGATCATGTTCGCATGGCCGTGGATCGAAAGCTGGGTCACCAAGGACAAGCGCGAACACCACCTGCTGGACCGCCCGCGCAACGCCCCGTTCCGTACGGGCATGGGTGTTGCCGGTGTCGTCTCCTACTGCGTGATGTGGGCAGCTGCCTCCTCCGACTTGATCGCCACGCACTTCCACGTCTCGCTGAACGACGTCACCTACTGGTTGCGCGTGCTGTTCTTCCTCGGCCCGATCCTCGGCTTCGTCATTGCCCGCCGCATCGCATTGTCGCTGCAGCGCAAGGACCGCGAGATCGTCCTGCACGGTCGCGAGACCGGCGTCATCGAGATGTCACCGGAAGGCACCTTCTCGGAACGCCACGCGGACCTGGACGTGTACAAGTTGCACCAGCTGGTGAACTACGAAGACCGCAAGGTCATCCCCGCACAGCCGAACGCCGCCGGCCACATCAGCCGCAGCGAGAAGCGCCGCGGCGCCCTGTCGAAGTTCTTCTTCGAGGATCGCGTTGCCCCGGTGACGCCGACCGAGTTGGCGGCACTGAAGGCAGAGCACGGACACGGTCCGGCAGAAATCGAAGGTTCCTCCACGGAGTCCATCGAGAAGTAG
- a CDS encoding VOC family protein, whose translation MEHASIRYIVHDVDAAIGFYVGDLGFSTVMHPAPGFAILDRGALRLLLSAPGSRGPDGSPGGGGHAMADGTMPSPGGWNRISLEVENLEALVRRLVARGVPLRMDVVVGVGGSQALVEDPSGNLVELFEPLR comes from the coding sequence ATGGAACACGCAAGCATCCGCTATATCGTTCACGACGTCGATGCCGCGATCGGCTTCTACGTCGGTGATCTTGGATTCTCCACGGTGATGCACCCGGCACCGGGTTTCGCGATCCTCGATCGCGGCGCCTTGAGGCTGCTGCTCAGCGCTCCCGGGTCCCGCGGGCCCGACGGGTCTCCCGGTGGAGGCGGCCACGCCATGGCCGACGGGACGATGCCCTCCCCCGGCGGCTGGAACCGGATCTCGTTGGAGGTCGAGAACCTGGAGGCCCTGGTTCGCAGGTTGGTGGCGCGGGGCGTGCCCTTGCGCATGGATGTGGTCGTCGGCGTCGGCGGAAGCCAGGCCCTGGTGGAAGATCCCTCCGGGAACCTCGTCGAACTCTTTGAACCGCTTCGCTGA
- a CDS encoding GntR family transcriptional regulator — MKPYAPQPKVEGVLEPDSPLGKYRQIREILRTHARTVCQPGYRLPPERELAEGFNVARKTLRQAIDSLVEDQVLKRVVGVGTFVAHPKVDLQVRLNSYSEEMVRRGMVPDAHVLRFEEVPASGSLSRHMEIDEGAPVIRFSRLLLADGKPMSLDENFMPSELVPGFLNDPPPISLYQSLHERYNLILEWGEDQIESTAATSEHAGLLQVDVGFPLLRITRYAFVGEGLVDYSISLYRSDRYKLFVPLERQGSRSPRYTTLR; from the coding sequence GTGAAACCCTACGCGCCGCAACCCAAGGTCGAGGGCGTCTTGGAACCGGATTCACCGCTGGGCAAGTACCGGCAGATCCGAGAGATCCTTCGCACCCATGCCCGGACCGTCTGCCAACCCGGCTACCGGCTCCCGCCCGAGCGCGAGCTGGCCGAGGGATTCAACGTTGCGCGCAAGACCCTGCGCCAGGCCATCGACTCCCTGGTGGAGGACCAGGTCCTCAAGCGCGTCGTCGGTGTTGGAACCTTCGTCGCGCACCCCAAGGTGGACCTGCAGGTTCGGCTGAACTCCTACAGCGAGGAAATGGTGCGCCGCGGCATGGTCCCCGATGCGCACGTGCTGCGCTTCGAGGAGGTCCCCGCCTCGGGCTCGCTGTCGCGGCACATGGAGATCGACGAGGGCGCCCCGGTGATCCGCTTCAGCCGCCTGCTGCTGGCCGACGGCAAGCCGATGAGCCTGGATGAAAATTTCATGCCCAGCGAGCTGGTGCCCGGATTCCTGAACGACCCGCCGCCGATTTCCCTGTACCAGTCGCTGCACGAACGCTACAACCTGATCCTGGAGTGGGGCGAGGACCAGATCGAAAGCACCGCTGCCACCAGCGAGCACGCCGGGCTGCTGCAGGTCGATGTCGGATTCCCGCTGCTGCGCATCACCCGGTACGCCTTCGTGGGCGAGGGGCTGGTGGATTATTCGATCTCGCTCTACCGCTCGGACCGCTACAAGCTCTTCGTGCCACTGGAGCGGCAGGGAAGCCGCAGCCCGCGCTACACCACCCTGAGGTAG
- a CDS encoding cytochrome c oxidase subunit 4, with the protein MKVESWLFLGGVFFFLPVAIVYGIMTKWNEPVGVLATFMLVGMTLMVGWYLLHTSRRVGARPEDRVDGDIHENAGTIGLFAPWSWWPLILGTGAAVGFLGLAVGFWVLYIGVGFTIIGLVGWVYEFSRGNHAH; encoded by the coding sequence ATGAAAGTAGAATCTTGGCTCTTCCTCGGCGGCGTATTCTTCTTCCTGCCGGTGGCAATCGTCTACGGGATCATGACCAAGTGGAATGAGCCCGTCGGCGTACTGGCAACGTTCATGCTCGTGGGCATGACGCTCATGGTCGGTTGGTACCTGCTGCACACATCGCGTCGGGTCGGTGCTCGTCCCGAGGACCGCGTTGACGGCGACATCCACGAGAACGCGGGCACCATTGGCCTGTTCGCTCCGTGGAGCTGGTGGCCGCTGATCCTCGGCACCGGTGCCGCAGTCGGTTTCCTCGGCCTGGCCGTGGGCTTCTGGGTCCTGTACATCGGGGTCGGCTTCACGATCATCGGCCTCGTTGGCTGGGTCTACGAGTTCAGCCGCGGCAACCACGCCCACTAA
- the ctaD gene encoding cytochrome c oxidase subunit I produces the protein MTTYEYATDEAKTLAPRVVPISKGRIFVNWITSTDHKTIGYMYLISSFVFFCIGGVMALVIRAELFEPGMQILQTKEQYNQLFTMHGTIMLLMFATPLFAGFTNVMMPLQIGAPDVAFPRLNALAFWFFSFGSTIALAGYLTPQGAASFGWFAYAPLSNTTFSPGVGGDLWVFGLALSGFGTILGAVNFITTIICLRAPGMTMWRMSIFTWNALITSILVLMAFPPLAAALFALGADRRFGAHVFDPEAGGPMLWQHLFWFFGHPEVYIIALPFFGIVSEIFPVFSRKPIFGYKGLIFATISIAALSVSVWAHHMYATGQVMLPFFGFMTMLIAVPTGVKFFNWIGTLWRGSITFETPMLWSIGFMVTFLFGGLTGIILAAPPLDFHVSDTYFVVAHFHYVVFGTVVFAMFAGFYFWWPKWTGKMLNERLGKIHFWMLFVGFHGTFLIQHWLGVIGMPRRYADYMPEDGFTTMNQFSTVFAFILGMSMIPFFWNVWTTHRHAKKVTVDDPWGFGASLEWATSCPPPRHNFHSIPRIRSERPALDLHHPELSARSTPDSSVAKIFGPADQKDK, from the coding sequence GTGACTACCTATGAATACGCTACAGACGAGGCCAAAACACTTGCGCCTCGCGTGGTTCCGATCTCCAAGGGACGGATCTTCGTCAACTGGATCACCTCCACGGACCACAAGACCATCGGGTACATGTACCTGATTTCCTCCTTCGTGTTCTTCTGCATCGGCGGTGTGATGGCCTTGGTCATCCGCGCCGAGCTGTTCGAACCGGGCATGCAGATCCTGCAGACCAAGGAGCAGTACAACCAGCTGTTCACCATGCACGGCACCATCATGCTGTTGATGTTCGCCACCCCGCTCTTCGCCGGGTTCACGAACGTCATGATGCCGCTGCAGATCGGCGCACCGGACGTGGCCTTCCCGCGACTGAACGCCCTGGCCTTCTGGTTCTTCTCCTTCGGCTCGACCATTGCGTTGGCCGGATACCTGACCCCGCAGGGTGCAGCCTCCTTCGGCTGGTTCGCCTACGCACCGCTGTCGAACACCACCTTCAGCCCCGGCGTCGGCGGTGACCTCTGGGTCTTCGGCCTGGCACTGTCGGGCTTCGGCACCATCCTGGGCGCGGTCAACTTCATCACCACGATCATCTGCCTGCGTGCACCTGGCATGACCATGTGGCGCATGTCGATCTTCACCTGGAACGCGCTGATCACCTCGATCCTGGTCCTGATGGCCTTCCCGCCGCTGGCAGCCGCGCTGTTCGCACTGGGCGCGGACCGCCGCTTCGGCGCGCACGTCTTCGATCCCGAAGCCGGCGGCCCGATGCTGTGGCAGCACCTGTTCTGGTTCTTCGGACACCCCGAGGTCTACATCATTGCGCTGCCGTTCTTCGGCATCGTTTCGGAGATCTTCCCGGTGTTCTCCCGCAAGCCGATCTTCGGCTACAAGGGCCTGATCTTCGCGACCATCTCGATTGCGGCGCTGTCCGTATCGGTGTGGGCCCACCACATGTACGCCACCGGCCAGGTCATGCTGCCGTTCTTCGGCTTCATGACGATGCTGATCGCGGTGCCCACCGGCGTGAAGTTCTTCAACTGGATCGGCACGCTCTGGCGGGGATCGATCACCTTTGAGACCCCGATGCTCTGGAGCATCGGCTTCATGGTGACCTTCCTCTTCGGCGGCCTGACCGGCATCATCCTGGCGGCCCCGCCGCTGGACTTCCACGTCTCGGACACCTACTTCGTGGTCGCGCACTTCCACTACGTGGTCTTCGGCACCGTCGTGTTCGCGATGTTCGCCGGATTCTACTTCTGGTGGCCCAAGTGGACCGGCAAGATGCTCAACGAGCGCCTGGGCAAGATCCACTTCTGGATGCTGTTCGTGGGCTTCCACGGCACCTTCCTGATCCAGCACTGGCTGGGCGTCATCGGCATGCCGCGTCGCTACGCGGACTACATGCCCGAAGACGGGTTCACCACCATGAACCAGTTCTCCACCGTATTCGCCTTCATCCTTGGCATGTCGATGATCCCGTTCTTCTGGAACGTTTGGACCACGCACCGCCACGCGAAGAAGGTCACCGTGGATGATCCGTGGGGCTTCGGTGCATCGCTGGAATGGGCAACCTCTTGCCCGCCGCCGCGCCACAACTTCCACTCGATTCCGCGCATCCGTTCCGAGCGTCCGGCTCTTGACCTCCACCACCCGGAACTGAGCGCACGCTCGACCCCGGATTCCTCGGTGGCCAAGATCTTCGGCCCGGCAGACCAGAAGGACAAGTAG
- the coxB gene encoding cytochrome c oxidase subunit II, translated as MSSQDRTSSRRKGVAKVLAIAGSGALLLTGCSAEVQRGWLPNVERDTTNHTGMIQDLWVNTWITVLLIGILTWGLMLWCIIAYRRRKNDTGYPRQLSYNLPIEIFYTAVPLVMVLTFFTFSDHTEKAINAPVDSELVVDVRAKQWAWDYNYSYKGQEKYDATVQAHLTGAEGRKAELPTLVLPVGKTVTLELNSRDVIHSFWVPAFLQKMDMFPGHTNYIYLTPQVEGQFDGKCAELCGEYHSEMLFNVKVVSEGEFLNHLATLKDGHIGEDQDRKPGEVNQVSAHTSEGK; from the coding sequence GTGAGTTCGCAAGACCGAACCAGCAGCCGCCGGAAAGGCGTAGCCAAAGTCTTGGCTATTGCCGGCTCCGGCGCGTTGTTGTTGACGGGATGTTCAGCGGAAGTCCAGCGAGGTTGGCTCCCAAACGTCGAACGTGACACCACCAACCACACCGGTATGATCCAGGATCTCTGGGTCAACACGTGGATTACCGTACTTCTGATCGGTATCCTGACGTGGGGCCTGATGCTTTGGTGCATCATTGCCTACCGCCGCCGCAAGAATGACACTGGCTACCCGCGCCAGCTCAGCTATAACTTGCCCATCGAAATTTTCTACACGGCTGTGCCGCTCGTGATGGTCTTGACGTTCTTTACGTTCTCCGACCACACCGAAAAGGCCATCAACGCCCCCGTGGATTCCGAGCTCGTGGTTGATGTCCGTGCCAAGCAATGGGCATGGGACTACAACTACAGCTACAAGGGCCAGGAAAAGTACGACGCGACCGTTCAGGCCCACCTGACCGGCGCAGAAGGCCGCAAGGCCGAGCTTCCGACCTTGGTCCTACCCGTGGGCAAGACCGTCACGCTAGAGCTGAACAGCCGTGATGTCATCCACTCGTTCTGGGTTCCTGCGTTCCTGCAGAAGATGGACATGTTCCCGGGCCACACCAACTACATTTACCTCACCCCACAGGTCGAAGGACAGTTCGACGGCAAGTGCGCTGAGCTCTGCGGCGAATACCACTCCGAGATGCTCTTCAACGTGAAGGTAGTTTCCGAAGGCGAATTCCTGAACCACCTGGCCACCCTCAAGGATGGCCACATCGGTGAAGACCAAGACCGCAAGCCGGGCGAGGTCAACCAGGTTTCGGCCCACACCTCGGAAGGAAAGTAA
- a CDS encoding HesB/IscA family protein — MTTAANETTADPTELPSHEVKLSEVAAEKVRSLLEQEGRTDLRLRVAVQPGGCSGLIYQLYFDERLLEGDAVKDYDGVEVVVDKMSVPYLDGASIDFEDTISKQGFTIDNPAAGGSCACGDSFH, encoded by the coding sequence ATGACAACTGCAGCCAATGAGACCACCGCAGACCCGACCGAGCTTCCGAGCCACGAGGTCAAGCTTTCGGAGGTCGCAGCAGAAAAGGTCCGTTCACTGCTTGAACAGGAAGGCCGCACCGATCTTCGGTTGCGCGTCGCCGTTCAGCCAGGGGGATGCTCGGGCCTGATTTACCAGCTCTACTTCGACGAGCGCCTACTTGAAGGCGACGCGGTGAAGGACTACGACGGCGTTGAAGTTGTCGTGGACAAGATGAGCGTTCCCTACCTGGACGGGGCTTCGATCGACTTCGAGGACACGATTTCCAAGCAGGGCTTCACCATCGACAATCCGGCCGCCGGAGGCTCTTGCGCCTGTGGAGATTCCTTCCACTAA
- a CDS encoding dipeptidase: MTTKNTADPASFGVDREALSTHVENDFDRIVTELGNLVAIPGIAWESFDPNQLDRSAEAVAQLVRDAGMEQVDILRVPTATGAMGGPAIVANRPAADGKPTILLYAHHDVQPPGDEALWKTKPFEATEIDGRLYGRGAADDKAGIMVHVAALRAVLDTVADFGLGVTFFLEGEEEAGSPSFRRFLETHRDRLEADVIVVADSSNWKVGVPALTTSLRGMVGGVVEVRTLGHAVHSGMFGGPVLDAPTVAARLISTFHDAQGNVAIEGLVSNDNAVVDYPEDAFRADSSVLDSVELAGSGNIADRLWNKPALSIIGMDIPSVAVSSNTLLPSTRFKLSLRVAPGQDPEAATEAVRAHIMSRDLGGAQVTFESDEAGQSFATDTSAPAAQASLWALGEAWGVPAVETGIGGSIPFISDLLEVFPAAQILVTGVEDPDSRAHSANESLHLGDFRHAILAEALLLARLNNHGL; encoded by the coding sequence ATGACTACCAAGAACACCGCCGACCCGGCGTCCTTTGGCGTGGACCGCGAAGCATTGAGTACCCACGTCGAGAATGATTTCGACCGCATTGTCACCGAACTGGGCAACCTGGTGGCGATCCCCGGCATTGCCTGGGAATCGTTTGACCCGAATCAGCTTGACCGCAGCGCCGAGGCAGTGGCGCAGCTGGTGCGCGATGCCGGCATGGAGCAGGTCGATATCCTGCGCGTGCCCACCGCCACCGGCGCGATGGGCGGCCCGGCCATCGTGGCCAACCGGCCGGCCGCCGACGGCAAGCCCACCATCCTTCTCTACGCGCACCACGACGTGCAGCCCCCGGGCGACGAGGCACTGTGGAAGACCAAGCCCTTCGAGGCCACCGAGATCGACGGGCGGCTCTACGGCCGCGGCGCCGCCGATGACAAGGCAGGCATCATGGTGCACGTGGCCGCCCTGCGCGCGGTGCTGGACACCGTCGCCGACTTCGGCCTGGGCGTCACATTCTTCCTGGAGGGGGAGGAGGAAGCCGGGTCACCGAGCTTCCGCCGCTTCCTCGAGACCCACCGCGACCGGCTCGAGGCGGATGTCATCGTCGTGGCCGACTCCTCGAACTGGAAGGTCGGGGTCCCGGCACTGACCACCTCGCTGCGCGGCATGGTCGGGGGAGTGGTCGAGGTCCGAACCCTGGGCCACGCGGTGCACTCGGGCATGTTCGGCGGCCCGGTGCTCGACGCGCCAACCGTGGCGGCACGCCTGATCTCCACCTTCCACGACGCCCAGGGCAATGTCGCGATCGAGGGCCTGGTCTCCAACGACAACGCCGTCGTCGACTACCCCGAAGACGCGTTCCGCGCGGACTCCTCGGTGCTGGATTCGGTGGAGCTTGCCGGCAGCGGGAACATCGCCGACCGCCTGTGGAACAAGCCGGCACTGTCCATCATCGGCATGGACATCCCCTCCGTTGCGGTTTCCTCCAACACCCTGCTGCCCTCCACACGCTTCAAGCTGAGCCTGCGCGTGGCACCGGGCCAGGACCCGGAGGCTGCCACCGAGGCGGTGCGCGCACACATCATGTCCCGGGACCTGGGCGGGGCGCAGGTCACGTTCGAGTCGGACGAGGCCGGGCAGTCCTTTGCCACCGACACCTCGGCCCCGGCAGCGCAGGCGAGCCTGTGGGCGCTGGGGGAGGCCTGGGGCGTGCCGGCCGTGGAGACCGGCATCGGCGGCTCCATCCCGTTCATCTCGGACCTGCTGGAGGTTTTCCCGGCCGCACAGATCCTGGTCACCGGCGTGGAAGACCCCGACTCGCGGGCGCACTCGGCCAATGAGTCGCTGCACCTGGGCGATTTCCGTCATGCAATTTTGGCTGAGGCGTTGCTCTTGGCACGCTTGAACAACCACGGGCTCTGA
- a CDS encoding DUF3043 domain-containing protein, with translation MFGRKKDTAASAEAPTDETTKPVGKNAPTPKRSVQQAQNQRPLVPTDRKLARAAERAQRLEAQNRMRLANETGDERFMAARDQGQQKRFARDFVDRRFMVGEYLMFAVFAFLIVSLSLSKFPQVTVYVTFALWILVGLVAVDSFIMSRMLKKALVARFGSVERGVMYYAIMRGMQFRKMRLPKPQVRRGEAPR, from the coding sequence GTGTTTGGACGCAAGAAGGATACGGCAGCTTCCGCGGAAGCGCCCACAGATGAGACCACAAAGCCCGTAGGCAAGAATGCCCCTACCCCGAAGCGCAGCGTGCAGCAGGCGCAGAACCAGCGACCGCTGGTTCCCACCGACCGCAAGCTCGCGCGCGCGGCCGAGCGTGCACAGCGCCTCGAGGCGCAGAACCGCATGCGGCTGGCCAACGAAACCGGCGACGAACGCTTCATGGCCGCCCGCGACCAGGGCCAGCAGAAGCGCTTTGCCCGCGACTTCGTGGATCGCCGCTTCATGGTAGGCGAATACCTGATGTTCGCGGTGTTCGCCTTCCTGATCGTTTCGCTGAGCCTCTCGAAGTTCCCGCAGGTGACTGTCTACGTGACCTTTGCCCTGTGGATCCTGGTCGGCCTGGTGGCCGTCGATTCGTTCATCATGTCCCGGATGCTGAAGAAGGCGCTGGTTGCGCGCTTCGGTTCGGTCGAGCGCGGCGTGATGTACTACGCCATCATGCGCGGAATGCAGTTCCGCAAGATGCGCCTGCCCAAGCCTCAGG